One window of Chamaesiphon minutus PCC 6605 genomic DNA carries:
- a CDS encoding type II toxin-antitoxin system HicB family antitoxin → MKPKTQQQMMSREPLEYYLSLAYSVTLDPDPEGGYVAQIRDLPGCFTQGETLEETMANIQEARELWIETAYEMGDAIPLPNNAIEYSGKFLLRMPKSLHRDLAQKAELEAVSLNQYISSVLSRSIS, encoded by the coding sequence ATGAAACCCAAGACACAACAGCAGATGATGAGTAGAGAACCGCTCGAATACTATCTATCTCTCGCTTACTCCGTTACCTTAGATCCAGATCCAGAAGGCGGATATGTCGCTCAGATCAGAGATCTCCCTGGTTGTTTTACCCAAGGTGAAACATTGGAAGAGACGATGGCGAATATTCAAGAAGCTAGAGAACTGTGGATCGAGACAGCTTACGAAATGGGCGATGCGATACCTTTACCAAATAATGCTATTGAATATAGTGGCAAATTTTTACTTAGAATGCCAAAATCTCTACATCGAGACTTGGCACAAAAAGCTGAATTAGAAGCGGTAAGTCTGAATCAATACATTAGCTCGGTACTTAGCAGAAGTATCAGTTAG
- a CDS encoding DEAD/DEAH box helicase, translating into MTASAFSRFPDRLQTAITSRLGWTSLRPVQELASHAILDGYNTIVLAPTAGGKTEASMFPLLAQMVEKEPQGVGILYIAPIKALLNNQAERLGMYTEMLGLSRFLWHGDIKAAQKKAFRKQPATLLMTTPESLEVMLMSASVPHTEMFADLRAVVIDEVHALAGSDRGAHLMSVLERVIRVSANDVQRVGLSATVGNPDAILDWLQGTSQRPRQKIDPPKEHSKKEIRILMQDSKTDIANRSSMLAQGKKSLLFCQSRALAEEISGAMQNRGIDVFIHHSSVALEERTLAEERFANGHNNCIVCTSTLELGIDVGDLDAVLQANAPDTVSAFLQRLGRTGRRGGGANTTFLIDNAAALLQAIAVIELARRNWVESIVVSDRNWAVLVQQLLALTMQFNSISPGDAWAQLSTIPDFKGIKRAEFDRLIKHMLKNKYLYLTGGLLAIGSETEKVFGRKNFMALYAVFSSPQQYEVYTEKEQPIGSLEQKFIDSLIPEISCFLLGGKAWIAQSIDRDNRALIVAPAPHGKKPTWGGFIPQFLGWDVCQEIAALLKSKQDLVYLDPIAKSVLNNAREERRQEVIEGTVWEEEKVQWWTYAGGRINRTLKYGLECLWGWEVRADNFQVTISGEHLTPVMFESAIAEVTKPEFWQAKNTQEYLLQNLPNYRFSKFQQVLPDRYALEMVQGYLLDIEGIVKLKVDC; encoded by the coding sequence ATGACTGCTTCTGCCTTTTCCCGTTTTCCCGATCGATTGCAAACCGCCATCACCTCCCGCTTGGGTTGGACATCCTTGCGCCCAGTTCAAGAACTAGCCAGTCATGCCATCCTCGATGGCTATAATACGATCGTCCTGGCACCGACGGCTGGGGGTAAGACGGAGGCGAGTATGTTTCCACTGCTGGCGCAGATGGTGGAAAAAGAGCCGCAGGGGGTGGGGATACTTTACATCGCGCCGATTAAGGCGTTGTTGAATAATCAAGCCGAGCGATTGGGGATGTATACGGAGATGCTCGGTTTGAGTCGGTTTCTGTGGCATGGAGATATCAAAGCCGCCCAGAAAAAGGCTTTTCGCAAGCAGCCAGCGACGCTGTTGATGACTACGCCGGAATCCTTGGAAGTGATGCTGATGTCAGCGAGTGTGCCGCATACAGAGATGTTTGCCGACTTGCGGGCGGTGGTAATCGATGAGGTACACGCCCTAGCTGGAAGCGATCGTGGGGCGCATCTGATGTCCGTTCTAGAGCGGGTAATTCGCGTGAGTGCCAATGATGTCCAACGGGTGGGTTTGAGTGCCACGGTGGGCAATCCTGACGCGATTCTGGACTGGTTGCAGGGGACATCCCAACGTCCGCGCCAGAAGATCGATCCGCCCAAGGAGCACAGTAAGAAAGAGATTCGGATCTTGATGCAGGATTCTAAGACGGATATCGCCAATCGATCGAGTATGTTGGCGCAGGGGAAAAAGAGTCTACTATTCTGTCAGAGTCGCGCTTTGGCTGAGGAAATCTCTGGAGCGATGCAAAATCGCGGCATTGATGTGTTCATCCATCATAGTTCGGTGGCGTTAGAGGAGCGGACGCTCGCGGAGGAGCGGTTTGCCAATGGGCATAATAATTGCATCGTCTGTACTTCGACGTTAGAACTAGGGATCGATGTCGGCGATTTGGATGCGGTATTACAGGCAAATGCACCCGATACGGTTTCGGCATTTTTACAACGATTGGGGCGCACGGGTAGGCGCGGTGGCGGGGCGAATACGACGTTTTTAATCGATAATGCGGCGGCATTATTACAAGCGATCGCCGTCATCGAATTAGCGCGGCGCAATTGGGTAGAATCGATTGTGGTGTCCGATCGCAATTGGGCGGTATTAGTTCAACAGTTACTCGCCCTGACGATGCAATTTAATTCGATTTCGCCCGGTGATGCTTGGGCACAATTATCGACAATTCCCGATTTTAAAGGGATTAAACGCGCAGAATTCGATCGGTTAATCAAGCATATGCTGAAAAACAAGTATCTCTATCTGACGGGGGGATTACTAGCGATCGGATCGGAAACCGAAAAAGTCTTCGGACGGAAGAATTTCATGGCTCTATATGCCGTATTTAGTTCGCCCCAACAGTATGAAGTTTATACCGAAAAGGAACAACCGATCGGTTCTTTGGAGCAGAAATTTATCGATAGTCTGATACCTGAAATTAGTTGTTTCCTCTTAGGCGGTAAAGCTTGGATCGCGCAATCGATCGATCGAGATAATCGCGCTCTGATCGTCGCACCCGCACCGCATGGCAAGAAACCAACTTGGGGCGGATTTATTCCGCAATTTTTGGGTTGGGATGTCTGTCAGGAAATTGCCGCTTTATTAAAATCTAAGCAGGATTTAGTTTATCTCGATCCGATCGCCAAATCGGTATTAAATAACGCTCGCGAAGAACGCCGTCAGGAGGTCATCGAAGGGACTGTTTGGGAGGAAGAGAAGGTACAATGGTGGACGTATGCAGGCGGAAGAATCAATCGCACGCTCAAATATGGGTTGGAATGTCTGTGGGGTTGGGAAGTCAGAGCGGATAATTTTCAAGTAACGATTTCTGGGGAGCATTTAACACCAGTCATGTTCGAGAGTGCGATCGCGGAAGTTACGAAGCCGGAGTTTTGGCAAGCTAAAAATACTCAGGAATATTTATTACAGAATTTACCTAATTATCGGTTTAGTAAGTTTCAGCAAGTTCTACCCGATCGATATGCTTTGGAGATGGTGCAAGGTTATTTATTAGATATTGAGGGGATTGTGAAGTTGAAGGTCGATTGCTAG
- a CDS encoding type II toxin-antitoxin system RelE/ParE family toxin: MEDDKPINWVGTSRDDLCSFPEDARRKAGFQLRAVQRGEMPVDFKPMSEVGKGVQEIRIRTEDAYRIFYVARFEEAVYVLHAFQKKTQKTAKKDIQIGQQRYQQMILDRESQTQEDKYND; encoded by the coding sequence ATGGAAGATGATAAGCCAATTAATTGGGTTGGTACCTCTAGAGACGATCTCTGCTCTTTTCCTGAAGACGCACGGCGGAAGGCTGGTTTCCAACTACGTGCTGTGCAGCGCGGTGAGATGCCCGTAGATTTTAAGCCGATGTCTGAGGTAGGTAAAGGTGTTCAAGAAATCCGAATTCGCACAGAAGATGCCTACCGTATATTTTACGTAGCCAGGTTTGAGGAGGCAGTTTATGTTCTTCACGCATTTCAGAAGAAGACTCAAAAAACTGCAAAAAAAGATATTCAAATAGGTCAGCAACGTTATCAGCAAATGATACTCGATCGAGAATCTCAAACTCAAGAGGATAAGTATAATGACTAA
- a CDS encoding DNA-processing protein DprA — protein sequence MSSHHLTPDTQAILLLCASLGNSRDTYPQPLNLGEYHSLAKWLVTQKLRPADLLESSGQNLLQTCDLFNLDRLESLLARGMMLALAVEKWTSKGLWIVGRGDPDYPDRLRQKLGSHAPAFLYGVGDIRLLSQGGLAIVGSRNIDEEGIEYTSGVADNCARQGIQIVSGGARGVDTTAMLAAIAAGGNAVGILADSLAKAAVSGKYRSAIQEQRLTLVSAVDPQAGFNVGNAMGRNKYIYALSNYGLVVNADYNKGGTWAGAVELLKSEKSIPLFVKTDGKISPGNKQLIQLGANEFPPAPWHHNLEQRLQATIDAKTVKTEAIQCSLSFDGIDSPKNSADVEPIDSKVAKTTSPTNIYEAVLPLILSSLQQPADVKSLAAQLDVNHTQLQNWLKKAVDDGRVTKTTKPVKYVSKVRS from the coding sequence ATGTCTAGCCACCATCTTACTCCAGATACTCAGGCTATCTTGCTACTTTGTGCTAGTTTGGGTAATAGTCGCGATACTTACCCCCAACCTTTAAATTTAGGAGAGTATCATTCATTAGCAAAATGGTTAGTTACTCAGAAACTACGCCCCGCAGATCTGCTAGAATCGAGCGGACAAAATTTACTCCAAACCTGCGATCTATTCAATCTCGATCGGTTAGAATCTCTTTTAGCAAGAGGAATGATGTTAGCTCTGGCGGTGGAGAAATGGACTAGTAAAGGTTTATGGATTGTTGGTAGAGGAGATCCAGATTATCCAGACAGATTAAGACAAAAATTAGGATCTCACGCGCCCGCATTTCTGTATGGAGTTGGAGATATCAGATTACTGTCTCAAGGTGGATTGGCGATCGTCGGCTCCCGCAATATAGACGAGGAAGGAATTGAATATACCAGCGGAGTTGCCGACAACTGTGCCAGACAGGGTATTCAAATCGTATCGGGTGGTGCTAGAGGTGTCGATACCACTGCCATGCTAGCTGCAATCGCTGCTGGTGGAAATGCCGTAGGAATATTAGCCGATAGTTTAGCAAAAGCTGCTGTCTCAGGTAAATATCGCTCGGCAATTCAAGAACAAAGGCTCACTTTAGTCTCTGCTGTAGATCCGCAAGCAGGATTTAATGTCGGGAATGCAATGGGTAGAAATAAATATATTTATGCTCTATCTAATTACGGCTTGGTTGTTAACGCTGATTATAATAAGGGCGGTACTTGGGCTGGTGCTGTTGAACTCTTAAAATCAGAAAAGAGTATTCCCTTATTTGTCAAAACAGATGGGAAAATCTCGCCAGGAAATAAGCAGTTAATTCAACTAGGAGCAAATGAGTTCCCTCCAGCACCTTGGCATCATAATTTAGAGCAAAGACTGCAAGCAACAATCGACGCAAAAACTGTAAAAACAGAAGCAATTCAATGTTCTTTGTCTTTTGATGGTATCGATTCTCCAAAAAATTCAGCCGATGTCGAACCAATCGATAGCAAGGTTGCGAAAACCACATCGCCAACTAATATATATGAAGCAGTGTTGCCGTTGATATTATCATCCTTGCAGCAACCAGCAGACGTAAAATCACTGGCAGCGCAACTTGATGTTAATCACACTCAATTACAGAATTGGTTAAAAAAAGCAGTTGATGATGGTCGGGTCACAAAAACAACCAAACCTGTTAAATATGTTTCAAAAGTTCGATCTTGA
- a CDS encoding SMI1/KNR4 family protein has protein sequence MSALTDALNYVLDRHTAINPDFASNLLPGLPREKIIEMMKPIVDRAPEELIDLYEWHNGSSFYYCFLPCFEFKPLEHAIEMGINGYHRNNDNWLPIMDCNGDAQLIMMFGENPDTIPIYCRDLECGIYEQCFNSLTTMIQTIAACFDENLYWCDEAQRRIQGRNYDRYCQIHKQYNPNSDLLHKMFFED, from the coding sequence ATGTCTGCACTCACAGATGCTCTCAATTATGTACTCGATCGACATACAGCAATCAATCCTGATTTCGCATCAAATCTGTTACCAGGATTGCCACGCGAAAAAATTATAGAAATGATGAAGCCTATTGTCGATCGAGCTCCCGAAGAATTAATAGACCTATACGAGTGGCACAATGGCAGTAGTTTTTATTATTGTTTTCTTCCTTGTTTTGAGTTCAAGCCTCTAGAACATGCCATTGAAATGGGAATCAATGGGTATCATAGAAACAATGATAATTGGTTGCCAATTATGGATTGTAATGGAGATGCACAGCTGATTATGATGTTTGGTGAAAATCCCGATACAATTCCTATTTATTGTAGAGACTTGGAATGTGGCATTTACGAACAGTGCTTTAATTCACTTACTACTATGATTCAAACTATTGCAGCATGTTTTGACGAAAATTTATATTGGTGTGACGAAGCACAAAGACGTATTCAAGGACGAAATTACGATAGATATTGTCAAATACACAAGCAATATAATCCTAACTCCGATCTACTTCACAAGATGTTTTTTGAAGATTAG
- a CDS encoding helix-turn-helix domain-containing protein: MTNIVKGNSNVFEDLGFEKEEATNLKIRADLMLDLRKFIQSKNWTQAEAAIFFGETQPRISNLMNGDIERFAIDKLVQMLSQAGMDVRVLVTPLIDR, encoded by the coding sequence ATGACTAATATCGTTAAAGGCAATAGTAATGTTTTTGAAGATTTAGGCTTTGAGAAGGAGGAAGCTACAAATCTCAAAATACGGGCAGATCTAATGTTAGACCTGCGGAAATTTATTCAATCTAAAAACTGGACACAAGCAGAAGCCGCGATATTTTTTGGAGAGACACAGCCACGGATTAGTAATCTGATGAATGGCGATATCGAACGATTTGCGATCGATAAGCTCGTCCAAATGCTTTCACAAGCAGGTATGGATGTTCGAGTCTTGGTAACACCGCTAATCGATCGATAA
- the brxD gene encoding BREX system ATP-binding protein BrxD codes for MTNLSQRDIEHIFERLRSGVVPERGLEAFAVGIDRARGEMQRQLDLAANNEGVFKFLRGGYGCGKTFMARLALLDAQANGFATSFVVVSDNDLHFHRFDDVYRKVVQELATDRCDRGALGFILDRWIARMEDAAIDGGANPDAEDFDAQVQQRIESDLASLTGGKAPEDMTRVLRSIFALKQQNKFPEASALLSWLSGSENVAASSKRIAGIKGDIGSKEAMDYLQGILAITKASGYKGLVIVIDEAETMLRMKTDIRAKSLNGIRQICDAADRYPGLFWIFTGTPEFFDTNRGVAGLSPLHDRLKLIKTGNFANPRQPQLVLTPFDAARLKDVALKLREIYPTENRKQLTNKVTPEFIDLLVDKVTQGFGGDVGIVPRQFLRQLVNILDLAATEPDFDPMRDGGYDLVELSAEEIRIRDGLPYFEPESSDAEQYAVTF; via the coding sequence ATGACTAACTTGAGCCAACGAGATATCGAACATATATTTGAACGACTGCGATCGGGTGTAGTGCCAGAGCGGGGACTAGAAGCATTTGCCGTCGGGATCGATCGAGCTAGAGGCGAGATGCAGCGACAATTAGACTTAGCCGCCAATAACGAAGGCGTGTTCAAATTCCTGCGCGGCGGTTATGGTTGCGGAAAAACCTTCATGGCGCGGTTGGCACTCCTCGACGCGCAAGCCAATGGCTTTGCTACCAGCTTTGTGGTGGTGTCGGATAACGATTTGCACTTCCACCGCTTCGATGATGTCTATCGCAAAGTCGTTCAGGAATTGGCAACCGATCGATGCGATCGCGGGGCATTAGGATTTATACTCGATCGCTGGATCGCGCGGATGGAAGATGCCGCGATCGATGGTGGTGCAAATCCTGACGCTGAAGATTTCGATGCCCAAGTGCAGCAACGGATCGAATCAGATCTCGCCTCGCTTACGGGTGGTAAAGCTCCTGAAGATATGACGCGGGTATTACGATCGATCTTCGCCCTCAAACAGCAGAATAAATTCCCCGAAGCCAGCGCGCTCCTCTCCTGGCTATCGGGTAGCGAAAACGTCGCAGCATCCTCCAAGCGGATCGCTGGGATTAAGGGCGATATTGGCTCCAAAGAGGCGATGGACTACCTTCAGGGCATTTTAGCCATTACTAAAGCATCGGGCTATAAAGGCTTAGTTATCGTCATCGACGAAGCCGAAACCATGTTACGGATGAAAACCGATATTCGCGCCAAATCTTTGAATGGAATTAGGCAAATTTGCGACGCAGCCGATCGCTATCCAGGTTTATTCTGGATCTTTACCGGGACGCCGGAATTCTTCGATACCAATCGGGGAGTAGCAGGTTTATCGCCCTTACACGACAGGTTGAAACTAATTAAAACGGGTAACTTTGCCAATCCTCGCCAACCCCAACTAGTCCTGACACCATTCGATGCAGCACGATTGAAAGATGTCGCACTCAAATTGCGAGAAATATATCCCACGGAAAACCGCAAACAATTAACTAACAAAGTCACGCCCGAATTTATCGATTTACTAGTAGATAAAGTGACTCAAGGTTTTGGTGGCGATGTGGGAATAGTACCGCGTCAATTCTTACGTCAATTGGTAAATATTTTAGATTTAGCTGCCACCGAACCAGATTTCGATCCGATGCGAGATGGCGGTTACGATTTAGTAGAACTCAGTGCAGAGGAAATCAGAATTCGTGACGGTTTGCCCTATTTTGAACCAGAATCAAGCGACGCAGAACAATATGCCGTGACGTTTTAG
- a CDS encoding DUF6745 domain-containing protein: MTDLSILQSLNSLKKVSFLDVNIPCRYWIKLNDWKSEWLLDEDNAEIRRALVEQLGYERICNELDTITLDTWREYTLLKITSIESIDREPMVLIKMTCPSTQHIHILRVPPEMTSAEAAITWVNHGIHPDEFAVQT, from the coding sequence TTGACAGATTTATCAATATTGCAGAGTCTGAATAGCCTGAAGAAAGTATCTTTTCTTGATGTAAATATTCCTTGTCGATACTGGATAAAATTGAATGATTGGAAATCTGAGTGGCTATTAGATGAAGATAATGCTGAAATTAGACGAGCTTTAGTCGAGCAATTGGGCTATGAGAGAATTTGTAATGAGTTAGATACAATTACTCTCGATACTTGGAGAGAATATACTTTGCTCAAAATTACTAGCATTGAATCGATCGATCGAGAGCCAATGGTATTAATCAAGATGACTTGTCCATCGACACAGCATATTCATATCCTGCGAGTACCGCCAGAGATGACGAGCGCAGAAGCGGCGATTACTTGGGTAAATCATGGCATTCATCCCGACGAATTTGCAGTGCAAACTTGA
- a CDS encoding RecQ family ATP-dependent DNA helicase, whose protein sequence is MQKRALELLRQALNNPTAQFRDGQWEAIYELVENRSRLLVVQRTGWGKSIVYFIATKLLREKGAGITLLISPLLSLMRNQISAAETMGVRAETINSSNQEEWEAIQSRVFSGDVDILLISPERLANPGFIENILILISQNIGLFVVDEAHCISDWGHDFRPDYRRIVRILQALPNNIPVLATTATANNRVVEDIKYQLGDRLQIVRGQLTRESLQLQNISIPSPAARMAWLVEHIPRLLGSGIVYALTLRDADRIAEWLRQNNISAEAYHSKLNSNTKLNSELRIDREDRLLNNEIKVLVATTALGMGFDKPDLGFVIHYQRPGSVVHYYQQVGRAGRAVDRAYGILLSGTEDDDITNYFIQNAFPSQDNISEVIKAIKDSDDGLSDNDLQSKTNLAKGRLNKILKFLSLESPSPVTKEGSKWCANPVNYQLDVENIKRLTEIRNQEQQQMQDYMVSSQCLMTFLSTALDDPNPQPCGKCAVCLDRDLISTTYSSALLEQAVRYLKRSDYSIEPRKRWSAGALVSYGFSGNIRPELQSETGKALSLWGDEGWGKLVRQGKYTDESFNDDLVRATIEMIRRWQPDPFPTWVTCVPSLKRPNLVPDFARRLAEGLQIPLHPVVSKVKQNQPQKEMGNSYQQSHNLDGVFEIDRSQLQSGTVFLIDDMVDSRWTFTVIAALLRQAGSDRVFPLALALNSLSSDD, encoded by the coding sequence ATGCAAAAACGCGCGTTAGAGCTTCTGCGTCAAGCTCTGAATAACCCCACAGCCCAATTCCGCGACGGACAGTGGGAAGCAATTTATGAATTAGTAGAAAATAGATCGCGATTATTGGTAGTTCAACGGACTGGCTGGGGAAAAAGTATCGTTTATTTTATTGCAACTAAGTTGTTAAGGGAAAAAGGTGCGGGAATTACGTTGCTTATTTCGCCATTACTTTCTCTGATGCGAAATCAAATTAGTGCCGCTGAAACAATGGGAGTGAGAGCGGAGACGATTAATTCTAGCAATCAAGAAGAGTGGGAAGCGATCCAATCGAGAGTGTTCTCTGGCGATGTTGATATCTTACTGATTTCACCAGAACGATTAGCCAACCCAGGTTTTATTGAAAATATTTTAATTCTGATTTCCCAGAATATAGGTTTGTTTGTAGTTGACGAGGCGCATTGTATCTCCGATTGGGGACACGACTTTCGACCAGATTATCGTCGGATCGTAAGAATTTTACAAGCTTTGCCAAATAATATTCCAGTGTTAGCAACTACAGCGACAGCAAATAACAGAGTAGTTGAAGATATCAAATATCAATTAGGCGACCGACTACAGATCGTCCGAGGGCAACTGACTCGCGAAAGCCTCCAACTTCAGAATATTTCTATCCCTTCTCCAGCAGCAAGGATGGCTTGGTTGGTCGAACATATACCTCGATTACTAGGTAGTGGTATTGTTTACGCATTAACACTTAGAGATGCAGATCGTATCGCTGAGTGGTTGAGACAGAACAACATTAGTGCAGAAGCATATCATAGTAAGTTAAATTCGAATACAAAGCTAAATTCAGAGTTGAGAATAGATCGAGAAGATCGACTACTCAATAATGAAATTAAAGTATTAGTAGCAACAACTGCTTTAGGAATGGGTTTCGACAAGCCAGATCTAGGATTTGTCATTCACTATCAAAGACCTGGTTCTGTAGTTCACTATTATCAACAAGTTGGCAGGGCTGGAAGAGCAGTAGATCGAGCTTATGGTATTTTATTGAGTGGAACAGAGGATGATGATATTACCAACTATTTTATTCAGAATGCTTTCCCCTCACAAGATAATATATCGGAAGTAATAAAAGCAATAAAAGATAGTGATGATGGATTATCAGATAACGATTTGCAATCAAAAACTAATTTAGCCAAAGGTAGACTCAATAAAATATTGAAGTTCCTATCTTTAGAATCTCCATCGCCAGTCACGAAAGAAGGTAGTAAATGGTGTGCTAACCCAGTTAATTATCAACTCGATGTAGAAAACATAAAAAGATTAACTGAGATTCGCAACCAAGAACAGCAACAAATGCAAGACTATATGGTGAGTTCTCAATGTTTGATGACTTTCCTGTCTACGGCATTAGACGATCCCAATCCTCAACCCTGCGGTAAATGTGCGGTTTGTCTCGATCGAGATCTAATCTCCACTACTTATTCATCTGCTTTACTAGAGCAAGCTGTTCGATATCTCAAGCGTAGCGATTATTCGATCGAACCTCGGAAAAGATGGAGTGCGGGTGCATTAGTAAGTTATGGCTTCTCCGGTAATATTAGACCAGAATTACAATCAGAAACAGGGAAAGCTCTATCTCTATGGGGTGATGAAGGCTGGGGAAAACTGGTAAGACAAGGCAAGTACACTGATGAATCCTTTAATGATGACTTGGTTCGAGCTACAATTGAGATGATTAGACGATGGCAGCCAGATCCCTTTCCTACTTGGGTAACTTGCGTTCCTTCACTCAAACGCCCCAATCTCGTCCCAGATTTTGCCAGACGGTTAGCTGAAGGGTTGCAGATACCACTCCATCCAGTTGTATCAAAAGTCAAGCAAAATCAGCCTCAAAAAGAAATGGGCAACAGTTACCAACAATCTCACAATCTAGATGGTGTATTCGAAATCGATCGATCTCAACTGCAATCGGGAACGGTATTTTTAATCGATGATATGGTAGATTCTCGTTGGACTTTTACTGTCATTGCTGCATTACTCAGACAAGCAGGTAGCGATCGAGTATTTCCCCTAGCATTAGCCCTCAATTCTCTCAGTTCTGACGATTAA
- a CDS encoding cupin domain-containing protein yields MAPTPLPTEIVQLIDKLQLQPHPEGGFYRETWRSDLCLPQSALPSEYTGDRAAGTAILFLLPTSHCSRWHRVRSAELWFHQAGDPLELTIAKTLDGEAQTIFLGSDNCWQAVVPPHYWQRATPIAGEAGYALVACVVVPGFDFADFELSDI; encoded by the coding sequence ATGGCTCCCACTCCACTCCCTACCGAGATCGTCCAGCTTATCGATAAATTGCAATTGCAGCCTCATCCCGAAGGCGGCTTTTATCGTGAAACCTGGCGATCGGATCTCTGTTTGCCCCAATCGGCTTTACCCAGTGAGTATACAGGCGATCGAGCCGCAGGCACCGCGATTTTATTTCTATTACCTACCAGTCATTGCTCGCGGTGGCATCGAGTGCGATCGGCAGAGTTATGGTTTCACCAGGCGGGAGATCCGCTGGAATTGACGATCGCAAAGACTTTAGACGGCGAAGCGCAAACCATCTTCCTCGGTAGCGATAACTGCTGGCAAGCCGTCGTCCCACCTCATTATTGGCAAAGAGCTACACCGATCGCTGGTGAAGCCGGATATGCACTGGTGGCTTGTGTAGTAGTGCCTGGATTTGACTTTGCCGACTTTGAACTGAGCGATATCTAG